A window of Pirellula sp. SH-Sr6A contains these coding sequences:
- a CDS encoding DMT family transporter, translating into MMIKKSGLLYAIASALAFAIMGYWAKHLSREMPSTEVVFFRGFLGAILLLPWCWNEFGHFRNPASKYLVLRGVAGAGSGLCYFATIAKTTVANARAIADVAPIFVVLLGWRFLGERPTNRQLGYVLVGLSGTSLLGIPGASTCPTDAWLIGLLGALFASLAYFSLRQVSQIFPMSLTVFLFMAALAMTALCFISTGWVLPTESQCWVLFGIGISGVVAQLWMTAAYARLPAFLATSFGLSSLPIIAAIEWAFDQDMPEPFELLAYALVLCSVMLHAHSTWNRTPVAATPPE; encoded by the coding sequence ATGATGATCAAAAAGTCGGGTCTTTTGTATGCGATCGCGAGCGCATTGGCATTTGCGATTATGGGCTATTGGGCAAAGCACCTCAGTCGCGAGATGCCTTCAACAGAGGTCGTCTTCTTTCGAGGATTTCTCGGTGCCATCTTGTTGCTTCCTTGGTGTTGGAATGAGTTTGGGCATTTCCGAAATCCTGCGTCAAAGTATTTGGTGTTGCGGGGAGTAGCGGGTGCTGGATCTGGACTTTGTTATTTTGCAACGATTGCAAAGACCACGGTGGCGAACGCCCGCGCAATCGCCGATGTTGCGCCGATCTTCGTCGTCTTACTCGGTTGGCGCTTTCTGGGGGAGCGACCGACGAACAGGCAATTGGGATATGTGCTAGTGGGATTATCGGGCACGTCCCTTCTGGGAATTCCGGGTGCAAGCACGTGTCCTACCGATGCTTGGTTAATCGGGTTGCTGGGAGCTTTGTTTGCCTCGCTCGCCTACTTTTCTTTGCGGCAGGTAAGTCAGATCTTTCCCATGAGTCTTACGGTGTTCCTCTTCATGGCAGCTTTGGCGATGACAGCCTTGTGCTTTATCAGCACAGGCTGGGTATTGCCTACCGAAAGTCAGTGTTGGGTTCTCTTTGGTATCGGGATCAGCGGAGTGGTTGCCCAATTATGGATGACGGCTGCGTACGCTCGCCTTCCGGCATTCCTAGCGACTTCGTTTGGACTTTCTTCGCTCCCGATCATTGCAGCGATCGAATGGGCTTTTGATCAGGATATGCCGGAGCCCTTCGAGTTGCTCGCCTATGCGCTCGTTTTGTGTTCGGTGATGCTCCATGCCCATTCGACATGGAATCGCACTCCCGTTGCGGCAACGCCACCGGAGTGA
- a CDS encoding c-type cytochrome domain-containing protein: MLTTVVHRSSFVVVGLWLGTSVPSLSADEPKEISFRRDIAPILQEHCVACHGAKRADGGYRLDTVENLRLPGESEEPPLSRDLNNPGEILARVCSSDPSVRMPSDSEALSAPQTELLKKWIASGAKFDVDDERSPLWMSISPKMAAAPQSYAQPQPITSISLSSDGEKVWLGGYYELLVFPKPEYGLGQRVAHQSQRVTALLPTREGQWIAAGGAPGLSGEIRITEASTHEVVRTKVLGTDLVLDVALHPAGTELACAMTDGTIRILELSSLQSKKVLASHSDWVTQVAYSPDGKQLGSASQDKTAKVFDTTSWETVANYSGHQAALRGIAAAGNGEWQTVGADRQWHRWTTAGAKKTAGLALSGDPGKIAVSDTETIVPCSDEAWHQVDWKGNKITRSVRVPMAIGSVGVDRERGTVVVGGRTGEFGVWSLADGTMLRIVERPFP, translated from the coding sequence TCGGCACCTCGGTTCCAAGTCTTTCCGCCGACGAGCCTAAGGAGATTTCGTTCCGACGCGATATTGCGCCGATCCTTCAAGAGCACTGTGTCGCTTGCCACGGAGCGAAACGGGCGGATGGAGGTTATCGCCTAGATACCGTCGAGAATCTCCGATTACCAGGCGAATCCGAGGAACCCCCTCTTTCTCGCGATCTAAACAATCCAGGAGAGATCCTCGCGCGCGTTTGTTCGAGCGATCCCTCTGTTCGGATGCCGTCAGACAGCGAGGCCTTGAGCGCTCCTCAAACAGAACTGCTGAAGAAATGGATCGCATCAGGAGCCAAGTTTGATGTCGACGACGAGCGTTCACCACTCTGGATGTCTATTTCCCCGAAGATGGCAGCTGCTCCCCAAAGCTATGCTCAGCCACAACCTATTACATCGATAAGCTTGTCAAGCGATGGGGAAAAAGTCTGGCTTGGAGGGTATTACGAGCTCTTGGTATTCCCAAAACCGGAATACGGTTTGGGGCAACGCGTTGCTCATCAATCTCAGCGGGTCACGGCACTCCTGCCAACTCGCGAGGGACAGTGGATCGCAGCGGGCGGTGCCCCTGGTTTAAGCGGAGAGATCCGGATTACGGAAGCGAGTACGCACGAGGTAGTCCGAACCAAGGTCTTGGGCACCGATTTGGTTCTCGATGTCGCACTCCACCCAGCAGGTACGGAGTTGGCGTGCGCGATGACCGACGGAACCATACGCATTTTGGAACTCTCATCCCTTCAATCGAAGAAAGTTCTAGCCAGCCATTCGGATTGGGTAACCCAGGTTGCGTACAGTCCGGACGGCAAGCAATTGGGGAGCGCGAGTCAAGACAAAACTGCCAAAGTTTTCGATACGACGAGTTGGGAAACGGTTGCTAACTATTCAGGTCACCAGGCTGCTTTGCGAGGCATTGCGGCAGCTGGAAATGGAGAATGGCAAACGGTTGGCGCCGATCGACAGTGGCATCGCTGGACCACAGCTGGAGCGAAGAAAACAGCCGGGTTGGCATTGAGCGGAGATCCGGGAAAGATCGCCGTTTCCGATACGGAGACCATCGTTCCATGTTCCGACGAGGCTTGGCATCAAGTCGACTGGAAAGGGAACAAGATTACCCGTTCGGTGCGAGTTCCCATGGCCATCGGGTCCGTTGGTGTGGATCGCGAGCGAGGCACGGTCGTAGTAGGTGGCCGTACCGGGGAATTTGGAGTCTGGAGTTTGGCGGACGGAACGATGCTACGGATTGTGGAAAGACCGTTTCCGTAG